In a genomic window of Syngnathus typhle isolate RoL2023-S1 ecotype Sweden linkage group LG4, RoL_Styp_1.0, whole genome shotgun sequence:
- the wdsub1 gene encoding WD repeat, SAM and U-box domain-containing protein 1 isoform X1: MMSLICTLQDHRDDVNWCAFSAQLLATCSGDKTVRVYNTRDFSELAFSPLEGHGYSVHCCCFSPCGQFLASCSTDATTLVWSMATGEIEAVLQHPGRSPVRICVLSPDSTHLISGASDGSLALWDFPSKQLRRTSCVSDTSMVACSFSPCGQMFVTGSTYGHLRVWDLDMNQLHAQKNAHDLGVTCCAFAPSILSDSQVVQFHLASCGQDSHVKIWALNKRSGAFKMQLLHTLTGQSAPVLTCAYSSDGQLLVSGSVDKTVTVYDAKNAVLLYTLNQHKRYVTACSFSPTSPLIATGSMDKTVNIWRVEDGCSGHAGKSLPEEFTVTTCQASTSSGQSKMLVSDWSEEDVSVWLLEEGLEALVDTFRANNIDGIELLALTKETLLSELRIESVGLRAKVLRKLEELKNALVCSGVPDEFLCPITRELMRDPVLAADGYSYEREAITMWIHTKNRSSPMTNLPLLTTLLTPNRTLKMAIARWRASH; this comes from the exons ATGATGTCCCTGATTTGCACTTTACAAGACCATCGAGATGATGTCAACTGGTGCGCGTTCTCTGCACAACTGTTAGCCACATGTTCCGGAGACAAGACCGTGAGGGTGTACAACACCCGGGATTTCTCTGAGCTGGCCTTCTCGCCGCTGGAAGGACACGGCTACAGTGTCCACTGCTGCTGCTTCAGCCCCTGTGGACAGTTCCTTGCCTCGTGTTCCACAGATGCCACCACCTTGGTGTGGTCCATGGCCACCGGAGAGATTGAGGCCGTTCTGCAACATCCTGGCCGCAGCCCCGTTAGGATCTGTGTGCTGTCTCCGGACTCCACCCATCTGATTTCGGGTGCATCTGATGGCTCTTTGGCTCTATGGGATTTCCCATCCAAACAGCTCCGCAG GACCAGCTGCGTGAGTGACACATCAATGGTGGCGTGCTCGTTCAGCCCATGCGGCCAGATGTTTGTCACCGGTTCCACCTACGGGCACCTCCGCGTGTGGGACTTGGATATGAACCAGCTCCACGCCCAAAAGAACGCTCACGACCTCGGCGTCACCTGCTGCGCCTTCGCTCCCAGCATCCTCAGCG ACAGTCAAGTTGTACAGTTCCACTTGGCGTCATGTGGACAGGACAGTCATGTAAAGATATGGGCCCTGAACAAGCGTTCTGGAG CCTTTAAGATGCAACTTCTGCATACATTGACTGGCCAGTCAGCTCCAGTCCTCACATGTGCATACTCCTCAGATGGACAACTGCTTGTCTCAGG CTCTGTGGACAAAACAGTGACAGTGTATGACGCA AAAAATGCTGTGTTGCTTTACACATTGAATCAGCATAAGAG GTACGTGACTGCGTGTTCCTTCTCTCCAACCTCACCATTAATAGCCACAGGATCCATGGACAAGACGGTGAACATCTGGAGAGTGGAAGATGGATGCAGTGGCCATG CTGGGAAATCATTGCCTG AAGAGTTCACTGTGACCACGTGCCAAG CATCGACATCGtcaggtcaatccaagatgctgGTCAGTGATTGGTCAGAGGAGGATGTGTCTGTGTGGCTGTTGGAGGAAGGGCTGGAGGCATTGGTGGACACGTTCAGAGCCAACAACATTGACGGGATTGAGCTGCTGGCTCTCACCAAAGAGACACTACTGTCAGAACTGCGCATAG aATCAGTGGGACTACGTGCCAAAGTCCTCAGAAAGCTTGAGGAGCTGAAGAATGCGTTGGTGTGTTCAGGAGTTCCTGATGAGTTCTTGTGTCCAATCACCAGGGAGTTGATGAGAGACCCAGTCCTTGCTGCTG ATGGCTACTCATATGAGAGGGAGGCCATCACGATGTGGATCCACACAAAGAACCGCTCCAGCCCCATGACCAACCTGCCCTTACTCACAACTTTGCTTACACCGAATCGCACGTTGAAGATGGCCATTGCTCGGTGGAGGGCGAGCCACTAA
- the wdsub1 gene encoding WD repeat, SAM and U-box domain-containing protein 1 isoform X2 yields MMSLICTLQDHRDDVNWCAFSAQLLATCSGDKTVRVYNTRDFSELAFSPLEGHGYSVHCCCFSPCGQFLASCSTDATTLVWSMATGEIEAVLQHPGRSPVRICVLSPDSTHLISGASDGSLALWDFPSKQLRRTSCVSDTSMVACSFSPCGQMFVTGSTYGHLRVWDLDMNQLHAQKNAHDLGVTCCAFAPSILSDSQVVQFHLASCGQDSHVKIWALNKRSGAFKMQLLHTLTGQSAPVLTCAYSSDGQLLVSGSVDKTVTVYDAKNAVLLYTLNQHKRYVTACSFSPTSPLIATGSMDKTVNIWRVEDGCSGHAGKSLPEFTVTTCQASTSSGQSKMLVSDWSEEDVSVWLLEEGLEALVDTFRANNIDGIELLALTKETLLSELRIESVGLRAKVLRKLEELKNALVCSGVPDEFLCPITRELMRDPVLAADGYSYEREAITMWIHTKNRSSPMTNLPLLTTLLTPNRTLKMAIARWRASH; encoded by the exons ATGATGTCCCTGATTTGCACTTTACAAGACCATCGAGATGATGTCAACTGGTGCGCGTTCTCTGCACAACTGTTAGCCACATGTTCCGGAGACAAGACCGTGAGGGTGTACAACACCCGGGATTTCTCTGAGCTGGCCTTCTCGCCGCTGGAAGGACACGGCTACAGTGTCCACTGCTGCTGCTTCAGCCCCTGTGGACAGTTCCTTGCCTCGTGTTCCACAGATGCCACCACCTTGGTGTGGTCCATGGCCACCGGAGAGATTGAGGCCGTTCTGCAACATCCTGGCCGCAGCCCCGTTAGGATCTGTGTGCTGTCTCCGGACTCCACCCATCTGATTTCGGGTGCATCTGATGGCTCTTTGGCTCTATGGGATTTCCCATCCAAACAGCTCCGCAG GACCAGCTGCGTGAGTGACACATCAATGGTGGCGTGCTCGTTCAGCCCATGCGGCCAGATGTTTGTCACCGGTTCCACCTACGGGCACCTCCGCGTGTGGGACTTGGATATGAACCAGCTCCACGCCCAAAAGAACGCTCACGACCTCGGCGTCACCTGCTGCGCCTTCGCTCCCAGCATCCTCAGCG ACAGTCAAGTTGTACAGTTCCACTTGGCGTCATGTGGACAGGACAGTCATGTAAAGATATGGGCCCTGAACAAGCGTTCTGGAG CCTTTAAGATGCAACTTCTGCATACATTGACTGGCCAGTCAGCTCCAGTCCTCACATGTGCATACTCCTCAGATGGACAACTGCTTGTCTCAGG CTCTGTGGACAAAACAGTGACAGTGTATGACGCA AAAAATGCTGTGTTGCTTTACACATTGAATCAGCATAAGAG GTACGTGACTGCGTGTTCCTTCTCTCCAACCTCACCATTAATAGCCACAGGATCCATGGACAAGACGGTGAACATCTGGAGAGTGGAAGATGGATGCAGTGGCCATG CTGGGAAATCATTGCCTG AGTTCACTGTGACCACGTGCCAAG CATCGACATCGtcaggtcaatccaagatgctgGTCAGTGATTGGTCAGAGGAGGATGTGTCTGTGTGGCTGTTGGAGGAAGGGCTGGAGGCATTGGTGGACACGTTCAGAGCCAACAACATTGACGGGATTGAGCTGCTGGCTCTCACCAAAGAGACACTACTGTCAGAACTGCGCATAG aATCAGTGGGACTACGTGCCAAAGTCCTCAGAAAGCTTGAGGAGCTGAAGAATGCGTTGGTGTGTTCAGGAGTTCCTGATGAGTTCTTGTGTCCAATCACCAGGGAGTTGATGAGAGACCCAGTCCTTGCTGCTG ATGGCTACTCATATGAGAGGGAGGCCATCACGATGTGGATCCACACAAAGAACCGCTCCAGCCCCATGACCAACCTGCCCTTACTCACAACTTTGCTTACACCGAATCGCACGTTGAAGATGGCCATTGCTCGGTGGAGGGCGAGCCACTAA